From the genome of Virgibacillus siamensis, one region includes:
- a CDS encoding GbsR/MarR family transcriptional regulator has product MPKKDAKTDIELYEETIEKFIQVIAKNMTLYGITPSVGRLYGVLYFSDQPMTLDDMRDALEMSKTSMSTGVRTLSEMKMVESTFKRGIRKDLYESEEDWYKSFTSLYGNRWRQHTETNIEEADEAIWELEEILQRSTDETLHEKIQHDIERLRYARNYYEWLMKFIQVIESGEIFNYIPKHNK; this is encoded by the coding sequence TTGCCAAAAAAAGATGCCAAAACTGATATTGAGTTATATGAAGAAACAATTGAAAAGTTCATTCAGGTAATCGCCAAAAATATGACATTGTACGGTATTACCCCTTCTGTTGGCAGATTATACGGAGTGTTGTACTTCTCTGATCAGCCGATGACACTTGATGATATGCGGGACGCACTTGAAATGAGCAAAACAAGCATGTCCACCGGTGTCCGTACATTATCAGAAATGAAGATGGTGGAATCTACGTTTAAGCGCGGAATCCGCAAAGACCTATACGAGTCGGAAGAGGACTGGTATAAGTCATTCACCTCTCTTTACGGAAATCGCTGGCGTCAGCATACGGAAACAAATATTGAGGAAGCCGATGAGGCGATTTGGGAATTAGAGGAGATTTTACAGCGTTCCACTGACGAAACGCTGCATGAAAAAATACAGCATGATATTGAACGGCTCCGTTATGCCCGGAATTATTATGAATGGCTGATGAAGTTTATTCAAGTAATTGAATCCGGTGAGATTTTTAATTATATACCAAAACATAATAAATAA
- a CDS encoding glycine betaine ABC transporter substrate-binding protein, which yields MFKKFRFIGLAMVVALAVVLAACGSGSDESSDSSNSGSEGDSGSSSGVELGEKELTIPYVAWAGAIARTHLIAQVLEEAGYEVETPQVEAGPMWSSVADGSADITASAWLPTTHQSYWKKYKDSVESINTIIDKAPLALTVPSYMKDVNSVEDLKGNTELGEATDWTIIGIDPGAGIMQNTQKALKEYGLDKWTLTQSSGSAMLSQLQKKMEDKEKIIVPLWKPHWAFAKMDLKMLKDPKGVYGGDGDHIDIVVNKELKDKSPAAYQILKQYTADYEQLNSLMGKIHDGADPEEVAAKYLEEHPDKLDKWLKGLK from the coding sequence ATGTTTAAGAAGTTTAGATTTATCGGCCTGGCCATGGTTGTTGCTTTGGCAGTTGTTTTGGCTGCATGCGGCAGCGGAAGCGACGAAAGTTCGGACTCATCCAACAGTGGTTCAGAAGGAGATTCAGGCAGCAGCAGTGGTGTTGAACTTGGTGAAAAAGAACTGACAATTCCTTATGTTGCATGGGCTGGCGCAATCGCTCGTACACATTTGATTGCACAGGTTCTCGAAGAAGCCGGCTATGAGGTGGAAACACCGCAAGTTGAAGCCGGTCCAATGTGGTCAAGTGTCGCAGACGGATCCGCTGATATTACGGCATCTGCTTGGCTGCCGACAACTCACCAAAGCTACTGGAAAAAGTATAAGGACAGTGTTGAATCCATCAACACCATTATTGATAAAGCACCACTCGCACTGACAGTTCCTTCTTATATGAAAGACGTTAACTCTGTTGAAGATTTAAAGGGTAATACGGAGCTTGGTGAAGCAACTGACTGGACAATTATTGGTATTGACCCAGGCGCAGGAATCATGCAAAACACACAGAAAGCATTGAAGGAATATGGTCTTGACAAGTGGACCTTGACGCAAAGCTCAGGTTCAGCAATGCTTTCACAGCTTCAGAAAAAAATGGAAGATAAAGAGAAAATTATTGTTCCACTTTGGAAGCCACACTGGGCTTTTGCAAAAATGGATTTGAAAATGCTTAAAGACCCTAAAGGAGTTTACGGTGGTGACGGTGATCACATTGATATCGTAGTTAACAAAGAACTAAAAGATAAGTCGCCGGCTGCATACCAAATCTTGAAGCAATATACAGCTGACTATGAGCAGCTAAACTCACTAATGGGTAAAATCCACGATGGTGCAGATCCTGAAGAAGTTGCAGCTAAATATTTGGAAGAACACCCTGATAAGTTAGATAAATGGTTAAAAGGTTTAAAATAA
- a CDS encoding YtxH domain-containing protein produces the protein MINKKSLLLGVLVGGAISSTTALLSAPYSGKDLRSRAKEQGLEWRDMVENLKRDGLRLKDQITETSKEGAALVKELTQEMKNSVEEWKTAVEPHQENIYEYLEQIESSLKDLEEKINKE, from the coding sequence ATGATAAATAAAAAATCACTACTGCTTGGTGTGTTGGTTGGCGGAGCAATCAGTTCTACCACTGCACTGCTCAGCGCGCCATATTCAGGAAAAGACCTGCGCAGCCGTGCCAAAGAGCAAGGCCTTGAATGGCGGGATATGGTAGAAAATCTAAAACGGGACGGACTTCGATTAAAGGATCAAATTACGGAAACTTCTAAAGAAGGTGCCGCATTAGTGAAAGAACTTACACAGGAAATGAAAAACTCTGTGGAAGAATGGAAAACGGCTGTTGAACCCCATCAAGAAAACATTTATGAATATCTGGAGCAAATTGAATCAAGCCTGAAAGATTTGGAAGAAAAAATTAATAAGGAATAA
- a CDS encoding GbsR/MarR family transcriptional regulator encodes MLESNTEDLTKKIITEFSKTIEMFGFSTLEARLFVYLYLEQAPMTLDEMSEAMGKSKTSMSTSIRSLSDFNLVTRVWKKGVRKDLYEANEQIFKTFMNSYLSRWIDAANHQKDSLNNIKEQFENANIPSSSLNNRLLNIIEFHQQLEKSLREIKQI; translated from the coding sequence ATGCTTGAATCTAACACAGAGGATTTGACCAAAAAAATTATTACGGAGTTCTCAAAAACAATTGAAATGTTTGGCTTTTCAACATTGGAAGCGAGACTATTTGTCTATTTGTATTTAGAACAAGCCCCAATGACTCTGGACGAAATGAGTGAAGCTATGGGGAAAAGCAAGACATCAATGAGCACAAGTATCCGAAGCTTGTCAGACTTTAATCTTGTTACACGTGTCTGGAAAAAAGGGGTTCGAAAAGATTTATATGAAGCGAATGAACAGATCTTTAAAACGTTTATGAATTCCTATCTGAGCAGGTGGATTGATGCTGCAAATCATCAAAAAGATTCCTTGAATAATATTAAGGAACAATTTGAGAACGCAAACATTCCCAGCTCTTCACTTAATAATCGTCTGTTAAATATCATTGAATTCCATCAGCAGCTGGAAAAGTCTTTACGTGAAATTAAACAGATTTGA
- a CDS encoding ABC transporter permease: MDNMHNLFPKLPLAEWIESFVDLLTDTFEAFFESVANGISFVSEGLVTLIGFIPALVFVVLIALLAWWIVNWKLGLFTLIGMGLINNLGYWPETIETISLIVISVLIAIIIGVPIGIWMSQKSTVQSIITPILDFMQTMPAFVYLIPAVIFFGVGMVPGVISTIIFAMPPTVRLTNLGIRQVDEELIEASNAFGSSTGQRLTKVQIPLAMPTMMAGINQTIMLSLSMVVIASLVGAPGLGTVVYRAITQIQIGTGFEGGLALVILAMVLDRITQGANKGNK, translated from the coding sequence ATGGATAATATGCATAATTTATTTCCAAAACTCCCGTTGGCAGAATGGATTGAGTCGTTTGTTGATTTATTGACAGATACGTTTGAAGCGTTCTTTGAATCAGTGGCAAACGGGATTTCCTTCGTATCGGAAGGACTGGTTACATTAATCGGATTCATTCCGGCTTTGGTTTTTGTTGTACTGATTGCTTTGCTTGCATGGTGGATTGTTAATTGGAAGCTTGGTCTTTTTACATTGATTGGAATGGGATTAATCAATAACCTTGGCTATTGGCCGGAGACGATTGAGACAATTTCGTTGATTGTTATTTCCGTTTTAATTGCGATTATTATTGGGGTGCCAATCGGCATCTGGATGTCACAGAAAAGTACGGTACAGTCGATTATTACACCGATACTCGACTTTATGCAGACGATGCCAGCCTTTGTATATTTGATTCCGGCAGTTATCTTCTTTGGCGTCGGAATGGTTCCTGGTGTTATTTCAACAATTATCTTCGCGATGCCGCCAACTGTTCGACTGACAAATCTCGGTATCCGTCAAGTAGATGAAGAACTGATTGAAGCATCCAATGCATTCGGTTCATCTACAGGTCAACGCCTGACTAAAGTTCAAATTCCATTGGCAATGCCTACAATGATGGCAGGGATTAACCAGACAATAATGCTATCCCTTTCCATGGTTGTTATTGCATCACTTGTTGGTGCTCCGGGTCTTGGTACCGTTGTTTACCGTGCCATTACACAAATTCAGATCGGGACCGGTTTTGAAGGCGGGCTTGCCCTTGTTATTTTGGCTATGGTGTTGGACCGTATTACACAGGGAGCAAACAAAGGAAACAAATAA
- a CDS encoding sporulation YhaL family protein — protein MILGVPWWVFLMIIFIFISGYMAFRAMRAERELEYQFIEKEGKVYMDRLEELREEKSSKERNQHGSE, from the coding sequence ATGATTTTAGGAGTGCCTTGGTGGGTATTTTTGATGATTATTTTCATTTTTATTAGTGGATACATGGCATTTCGAGCCATGCGTGCTGAGCGGGAACTGGAATATCAGTTTATTGAAAAAGAAGGAAAAGTATACATGGACCGGCTGGAAGAACTTAGGGAAGAAAAATCCAGCAAGGAACGAAACCAGCATGGCTCTGAATAA
- a CDS encoding ATP-binding protein, translated as MEIKHAHIYGFGKWTDVTIDLSTAPFICLYGNNESGKSTIQQFLMFMLFGFPPKKRAFYRPKKSGKTGGRLTLYDEDAGEFTIERIDGVRNGAALCYSPDGQSFDEKWLQERLFGMTHAAYQRVFTFSAMDLTALQDMKEEDVGEILLGIGLTASANLHAIERALDSKIDALFKPSGRKPEINRQLQVLDDLDRSLKTYANSEETYREKQAAVNQLTEEIEKLQYSVQQDKRRLTRIERQKQALPIVQEYRETRNHLTQLPESIPFPENGSERLKDLNSELLPLKSELSVLQVNEKKYKEKLNSIRTGFYEKHIYLEADKLLKKEQLFLEINQSMKASHDSISKLESQLDIELEQLQIGIGQSDLAGLTLPFHLEKSWSQLKDNKKQLDNETEQLYESNKQMKANRNHLKEQESELTKNLLPGSKQTELENKLNAYKERQLMEKMKQDAVQQQNSWKKMKENQEKQARLWLSGSIAAAIIFVLVGALAGETMFYLIGAVIALPGILQWWLGNKSNVELESTVPNNEVPSVQVSDMEKEEAARVLSNQEQLRKELTNVQDKLRDLDITLLQWNEKKHGLERRRERMEEQIAMQQEDYPFLRQVDPDFWPELYTKLKTVLNIYRDLKLSEQQYTKLSKEIQHLDDQLNGFYQTTNWVSAKKSLETKFHEMEQVLEDYKDKCTLAAQYEKWIKDNREQQQQMTQKMRVYHSSIEELFSIAGAVDEEDFLKKSKLLEGKQQNEEKIRQQMRQLHAFMGQAERKSLLEGNVQHEDLEREYESTASNIASIEEVIHKKRQKQAEIHAELSGMESSESQSDLQHRFSMESEQLKKLAHEWSVYKTAKEMLAESKRNYRNKYLDEVMERTETYFGKITNHYYHAVYLPSSATPFQVEAKDGIRYTARELSKGTIDQLYVSLRLAIGEVMSEKHKLPFIIDDAFVHFDAVRTKQLMDILTEISDSRQIILFTCNRDISEAAQEINVMELNNSVRIN; from the coding sequence GTGGAAATCAAACATGCACACATATACGGTTTTGGAAAATGGACCGATGTCACGATTGACCTTTCAACTGCTCCATTTATTTGTCTGTATGGTAATAATGAGTCCGGTAAATCAACAATCCAGCAATTTTTAATGTTTATGCTTTTTGGATTTCCACCGAAAAAACGTGCTTTCTACCGGCCAAAAAAAAGCGGGAAAACGGGTGGAAGGCTTACATTGTATGACGAGGATGCAGGGGAGTTTACGATTGAACGGATTGATGGCGTACGAAATGGTGCTGCCCTATGCTATTCACCTGATGGTCAATCTTTTGATGAAAAGTGGCTGCAGGAACGTTTATTTGGAATGACCCATGCAGCCTATCAGAGAGTTTTCACCTTTTCCGCTATGGATTTAACGGCATTACAGGATATGAAGGAAGAAGACGTTGGTGAAATATTACTAGGAATCGGACTTACAGCTTCTGCTAACCTACATGCAATTGAACGGGCACTAGACAGTAAAATTGACGCTTTATTTAAGCCCAGTGGAAGGAAGCCTGAGATTAATCGACAGTTGCAGGTACTTGATGATCTCGACAGATCCCTGAAGACATATGCCAATTCGGAGGAAACATATCGGGAAAAACAAGCTGCAGTAAATCAGCTGACCGAGGAAATTGAAAAACTGCAGTATTCTGTACAGCAAGATAAACGGAGGCTGACCCGGATTGAGCGGCAAAAACAGGCATTGCCAATTGTACAGGAATATCGGGAGACCAGGAACCATCTCACCCAATTACCGGAATCCATTCCATTTCCGGAAAATGGGTCGGAAAGGCTGAAAGATTTAAATTCAGAACTGCTGCCTCTAAAGAGTGAATTATCAGTTCTACAGGTTAATGAAAAAAAATATAAGGAAAAATTGAACTCGATTCGCACCGGTTTTTATGAGAAACATATATATTTGGAGGCCGATAAACTACTGAAAAAAGAGCAGTTGTTTCTGGAAATAAATCAATCCATGAAAGCAAGCCATGATTCAATCAGCAAGCTTGAATCTCAGTTGGATATCGAATTGGAGCAGCTGCAAATTGGAATTGGCCAATCAGATCTGGCCGGTTTGACATTGCCATTTCATCTTGAAAAATCATGGAGTCAATTGAAAGATAATAAAAAACAACTGGATAATGAAACAGAGCAGCTTTATGAGTCAAATAAGCAGATGAAAGCTAACCGTAACCATCTTAAGGAACAGGAATCCGAATTAACAAAGAACCTTTTACCGGGATCGAAACAAACGGAATTGGAAAACAAATTAAATGCTTACAAAGAACGGCAGTTAATGGAAAAAATGAAACAGGATGCAGTCCAGCAGCAAAATAGTTGGAAAAAGATGAAGGAAAATCAGGAAAAACAGGCCCGTCTTTGGTTGTCCGGAAGTATTGCAGCTGCAATTATATTTGTTCTTGTCGGTGCCCTGGCCGGAGAAACGATGTTTTATTTGATAGGTGCAGTAATAGCATTGCCTGGTATTTTACAGTGGTGGCTTGGAAATAAATCAAATGTGGAATTGGAATCGACTGTACCAAATAATGAGGTGCCATCAGTACAGGTTAGTGATATGGAAAAAGAAGAGGCGGCGCGGGTGCTTTCGAATCAGGAGCAACTAAGAAAGGAATTAACAAACGTTCAGGACAAGCTGCGTGACTTGGATATTACGCTGCTGCAGTGGAATGAAAAAAAACATGGCCTTGAACGGCGGAGAGAACGGATGGAAGAGCAAATTGCTATGCAACAAGAAGATTATCCTTTTTTGAGGCAGGTTGACCCCGATTTTTGGCCGGAACTGTATACTAAATTGAAAACGGTGTTGAATATTTATCGCGACCTGAAATTATCCGAGCAGCAGTATACGAAATTATCAAAAGAAATACAGCACTTGGATGACCAGTTAAACGGGTTTTATCAAACAACGAATTGGGTATCGGCAAAAAAGTCACTGGAAACGAAATTTCACGAGATGGAACAAGTTTTGGAAGACTATAAAGATAAATGTACCCTGGCCGCGCAGTATGAAAAATGGATAAAAGACAATCGTGAGCAGCAGCAGCAGATGACACAAAAAATGCGTGTTTATCATTCGAGTATAGAAGAATTATTTTCAATTGCCGGCGCAGTTGATGAAGAAGATTTTTTGAAAAAATCGAAGCTGTTGGAGGGGAAACAGCAAAATGAGGAAAAAATCAGGCAGCAAATGAGGCAGTTACACGCATTTATGGGGCAAGCGGAACGGAAATCATTATTGGAAGGAAATGTGCAGCACGAAGATCTGGAGCGGGAATATGAATCAACTGCAAGTAATATCGCCTCCATTGAAGAAGTTATTCATAAAAAACGCCAGAAACAGGCTGAAATCCATGCTGAACTTTCCGGAATGGAATCATCCGAATCCCAATCAGATTTGCAGCACCGGTTTTCGATGGAATCAGAACAACTTAAAAAGCTGGCACATGAATGGTCTGTATATAAAACTGCCAAAGAAATGCTTGCCGAATCGAAACGTAATTATCGCAATAAATATTTGGATGAAGTCATGGAAAGGACGGAAACTTATTTCGGAAAGATAACAAATCATTATTATCATGCTGTATATTTGCCATCCAGTGCAACACCGTTTCAAGTGGAGGCGAAGGATGGAATACGGTATACAGCCCGTGAGCTTTCAAAAGGAACAATTGATCAGTTGTATGTATCACTTCGTCTGGCGATTGGCGAGGTGATGAGTGAAAAGCATAAATTGCCCTTCATTATAGATGATGCTTTTGTGCACTTCGATGCAGTACGTACAAAACAGCTTATGGACATACTGACGGAAATTTCGGATTCACGTCAAATTATCTTGTTTACATGCAACAGAGATATTTCGGAAGCCGCACAGGAAATAAATGTCATGGAATTGAATAATTCTGTTCGCATAAATTAG
- the yhaM gene encoding 3'-5' exoribonuclease YhaM: MKKGIGHHNIGDAFDNFILIKEATRGVASNGKPFLTLILRDTSGEIDAKLWDVSKEDEEVFVGEQIVRISGEVNQFRGRAQLKILSIRPAQPTDGVKVSDFVEKAPVEKEEMMGKLTEIIFEMKNPVIQRIVRAFIKKYQEALLTYPAATKNHHNYVSGLAHHIVSMLSVAKELHKLYPELNRDLLYAGIILHDLGKLKELSGIITTSYTLEGKLLGHIPMMVEEIGQMAKELQIDSEEVLILQHMVLSHHGKAEWGSPKPPLVREAELLHLIDLIDAKMNMLNRSLDKIKPGEFTERIFAMDNRSFYKPTFEK; encoded by the coding sequence ATGAAAAAAGGGATAGGTCACCACAATATCGGAGATGCCTTTGATAACTTTATTTTGATCAAAGAAGCAACAAGGGGAGTGGCAAGTAATGGGAAGCCGTTTCTGACACTCATTCTGCGTGATACATCAGGTGAAATCGATGCAAAGCTTTGGGATGTGTCAAAAGAGGATGAAGAAGTGTTTGTCGGGGAACAGATTGTGCGAATATCCGGTGAAGTAAATCAGTTTCGCGGAAGGGCACAGCTGAAAATTCTTTCGATTCGTCCTGCACAGCCAACTGACGGTGTGAAAGTTTCGGATTTTGTGGAAAAAGCTCCCGTTGAAAAAGAAGAAATGATGGGAAAGTTAACGGAGATTATTTTTGAGATGAAAAATCCGGTAATTCAGCGGATTGTACGAGCATTTATTAAAAAATATCAGGAAGCGTTATTGACATATCCCGCTGCAACGAAAAATCACCACAATTATGTGTCCGGTCTTGCCCATCATATTGTCAGCATGCTCAGTGTAGCAAAAGAGCTGCACAAACTATATCCCGAATTGAACCGAGATTTGCTGTATGCTGGAATCATTCTTCATGATCTCGGCAAATTGAAGGAGTTGTCCGGAATTATAACAACTTCCTATACACTTGAAGGTAAACTGCTTGGACATATTCCAATGATGGTTGAAGAAATTGGACAAATGGCCAAAGAACTGCAGATTGATAGTGAAGAAGTTTTGATTTTACAGCATATGGTATTGAGTCACCATGGAAAAGCGGAATGGGGCAGCCCGAAGCCTCCGCTTGTCCGTGAAGCAGAACTTCTGCACCTTATCGACCTCATTGATGCCAAAATGAACATGCTCAACCGCTCCCTGGATAAAATAAAACCCGGGGAGTTTACGGAGCGTATATTTGCAATGGATAATCGATCATTTTACAAACCAACTTTTGAGAAATAA
- a CDS encoding DUF1878 family protein, with translation MNGEINDTTSFHLQLLSKVIDMQQYPMIKLMIENNITEAEFNQLLQLLADLNEKFEIQKEEGLLDFTPLLIHFAGMLNEKLDPDTTILALKKEGHYPSLMNAFIEVLNESKESELRR, from the coding sequence TTGAACGGGGAAATTAATGATACAACATCATTTCATTTGCAGTTGCTTTCAAAAGTAATTGATATGCAGCAATATCCAATGATTAAGCTGATGATCGAAAATAATATTACGGAGGCGGAATTTAATCAGCTTCTACAGCTCCTGGCTGATTTGAATGAAAAATTTGAAATACAGAAGGAAGAAGGTTTATTGGATTTCACCCCGCTGCTTATTCATTTTGCCGGAATGCTAAACGAAAAGCTGGACCCGGATACAACAATTTTGGCACTAAAAAAAGAAGGACATTATCCTTCTTTAATGAATGCATTTATTGAAGTGCTGAATGAAAGCAAAGAATCGGAGCTTAGAAGATAA
- a CDS encoding quaternary amine ABC transporter ATP-binding protein, with the protein MSKIKVDKLTKIFGKRPKQAVKYLEENKSKDEILEMTGMTVGVNQASFEVEAGEVFVIMGLSGSGKSTLVRMLNRLIEPTSGSIVLDDEDVTKMNKEQLRNLRRKKMSMVFQNFALLPHKTILKNTEFGLEIRKTNPQESEKKAREALELVGLGGYLDKYPNELSGGMQQRVGLARALANDPDILLMDEAFSALDPLIRKDMQDELMDLQQSVHKTIVFITHDLDEALRIGDRIALMKDGSIVQIGTAEEILMDPANDYVERFVEDVDLSKVLTAGHVMKRAEQVTVDKGPKVALKLMRDNGVSTIYVTDSKRKLLGYVTADDASEAAKNNKELKDVLTTDIPNVTPDVLLADLFDKITEAKAPLSVVDDSGRLVGLVVRGMVLGALAGDDTLINGNGGDELDG; encoded by the coding sequence ATGAGTAAAATAAAGGTTGACAAATTAACAAAAATATTTGGCAAACGGCCGAAACAAGCTGTTAAATACCTTGAGGAAAACAAATCAAAAGATGAAATCCTTGAGATGACGGGAATGACGGTCGGTGTTAATCAGGCTTCCTTTGAAGTAGAAGCTGGAGAAGTCTTCGTTATTATGGGACTTTCCGGGAGTGGGAAATCCACGCTTGTCCGTATGCTGAACCGACTTATTGAACCAACATCCGGCAGCATCGTTCTTGATGATGAGGACGTTACAAAGATGAATAAGGAACAGTTACGGAATTTAAGAAGAAAAAAAATGAGTATGGTTTTCCAAAACTTTGCACTGCTTCCTCATAAAACAATTCTAAAGAATACCGAATTTGGTTTGGAAATTCGGAAAACAAATCCACAAGAGAGTGAAAAGAAGGCGCGTGAAGCGTTGGAATTAGTTGGCTTAGGCGGGTATTTGGATAAATATCCAAACGAGCTTTCCGGCGGTATGCAGCAGCGTGTCGGTCTGGCTAGAGCACTTGCCAATGACCCTGATATTCTTCTGATGGATGAGGCGTTCAGTGCATTGGATCCATTAATCCGTAAAGATATGCAGGATGAATTAATGGATTTGCAGCAATCCGTGCACAAAACCATCGTGTTTATTACGCACGATTTGGATGAAGCACTTAGGATTGGTGACAGAATTGCATTAATGAAGGACGGAAGCATCGTTCAGATTGGAACAGCTGAAGAAATTCTTATGGACCCGGCCAATGACTATGTGGAACGTTTTGTTGAGGATGTTGATTTATCCAAAGTACTGACTGCCGGTCATGTTATGAAGCGGGCAGAACAAGTTACAGTGGATAAAGGTCCTAAAGTTGCTTTAAAACTTATGCGTGATAATGGGGTTTCTACGATTTATGTTACCGACAGTAAACGGAAACTCCTTGGCTATGTCACCGCTGATGATGCATCAGAGGCGGCGAAGAACAATAAAGAATTGAAAGATGTTCTGACTACAGATATTCCAAATGTAACACCGGATGTTTTATTGGCTGATCTTTTCGATAAAATAACCGAAGCAAAAGCACCATTATCTGTTGTAGATGATTCCGGAAGACTGGTCGGTTTAGTTGTACGGGGAATGGTGTTAGGTGCACTTGCTGGCGACGACACACTGATTAATGGAAATGGGGGTGACGAGTTAGATGGATAA
- a CDS encoding peptidylprolyl isomerase, with translation MKKLIAAATITAAVFSLSACSSGDNSEAVVETEAGKVTKDQFYEAMKDRYGETVLRELVTIEVLDDKYDVSKEDVDKEVNKVKERLGDNFETVLKQQGYNSEDAFRNVIKLSLLQEEAVAEEIKISDKELKQKYERMKTEIQASHILVKDKKTAKEVEKKLKNGADFAKLAKEYSTDKGTAKKGGKLGYFSTGDMVPEFEDAAYNLKKGEVSDPVKSQFGYHIIKVTDKREKKEDIGSFKENKDDIRRDILNKRMDVNKAREKINNILQDADIDVKIDGLEDMFKQDKKKQNAKG, from the coding sequence ATGAAAAAATTAATTGCCGCTGCAACAATTACAGCAGCCGTTTTCAGCCTTTCCGCCTGTTCATCCGGCGACAATTCGGAAGCCGTGGTAGAAACTGAAGCAGGTAAAGTAACCAAGGACCAATTTTATGAAGCAATGAAAGATCGTTATGGTGAGACTGTTCTTCGTGAACTGGTTACCATTGAAGTACTTGATGACAAGTATGATGTTTCCAAAGAAGACGTTGATAAAGAGGTTAATAAAGTAAAAGAACGTTTAGGGGATAATTTCGAAACGGTTTTAAAACAGCAAGGGTACAACAGTGAAGATGCTTTCCGGAACGTTATAAAATTGAGCCTGCTTCAGGAAGAAGCTGTCGCAGAGGAAATTAAAATATCTGACAAAGAATTAAAACAAAAATATGAACGGATGAAAACTGAGATTCAGGCATCGCATATTTTAGTCAAGGATAAAAAGACTGCTAAGGAAGTGGAAAAGAAGCTGAAAAATGGTGCTGACTTTGCCAAACTTGCAAAAGAATACTCCACAGATAAAGGCACAGCGAAAAAAGGCGGAAAACTGGGTTACTTCTCAACCGGTGATATGGTACCGGAATTTGAGGATGCTGCTTACAACCTGAAAAAGGGAGAAGTCAGTGATCCAGTCAAATCACAGTTCGGTTATCATATCATCAAAGTTACCGACAAAAGGGAAAAGAAAGAAGATATCGGATCCTTTAAAGAGAATAAAGATGACATCCGGCGTGATATTCTGAACAAGCGAATGGATGTCAACAAAGCACGGGAAAAAATAAATAATATCCTGCAGGACGCAGATATTGATGTAAAAATTGATGGTCTGGAAGATATGTTTAAACAGGATAAGAAAAAGCAAAACGCAAAAGGATAA
- a CDS encoding DUF3267 domain-containing protein — translation MNCWKSININKEFGLNRLYLLSFLISLAAFIFLYMPFSMIHGETANKDFGIIPLIIALFSLPTIHSLMHILPLIMMNKRAKLIFKRKNKWFPIVTYYTKKHLTKKASIVVAMAPTLLLTIPGLMGSFLFADYYVYFLVFTAVHIGFTFTDFLYVINILQAPKHSYIENSNDEISILIKAHD, via the coding sequence ATGAACTGTTGGAAATCCATTAATATTAATAAAGAATTCGGTTTAAATCGGTTATACTTGTTGTCATTTTTGATCAGTCTGGCTGCTTTTATATTTCTGTATATGCCCTTTTCCATGATACACGGCGAAACGGCAAATAAAGACTTTGGCATCATTCCGTTAATTATTGCTCTATTCAGTTTGCCAACGATTCATTCGCTCATGCATATTTTACCATTAATCATGATGAATAAGCGTGCGAAATTAATTTTTAAACGAAAAAATAAATGGTTTCCGATTGTAACCTATTATACTAAAAAACATTTAACAAAAAAAGCATCAATCGTGGTAGCCATGGCTCCGACGTTACTTCTGACGATTCCGGGATTGATGGGCAGTTTTCTTTTTGCCGACTATTACGTATATTTTCTAGTATTTACAGCTGTTCACATAGGATTTACGTTTACAGATTTCCTTTATGTGATCAATATATTGCAAGCACCGAAGCATTCCTATATTGAAAATTCCAACGATGAAATATCGATTCTGATCAAGGCACATGACTAA